The stretch of DNA ATTCTGTGACTCATTCAATATTCCAATCATTACGTTTGAAGATGTAACCGGATTTTTCCCGGGAATTAAACAAGAACATGGTGGAATCATTCGTCACGGGGCAAAGATTTTATATGCGTATTCTGAAGCAACTGTTCCGAAGATGACAGTCATTTTAAGAAAAGCATATGGTGGAGCATATGTAGCACTAAACTCTAAATCCATCGGTGCTGATCTGGTGTTCTCTTGGCCAAACGCAGAAATTGCAGTAATGGGTCCACAAGGGGCAGCAAACGTAATCTTTTCCCGGGAAATCGCGCAAAGCGACAATCCTGAACAAACGCGTGCGACAAAAATCGAGGAATATCGCGAAAAATTTGCAAACCCTTATGTAGCTGCTGCACGAGGTATGGTGGATGATGTAATCGATCCACGCGAAACGCGTATTAAACTCATTCAGGCTCTAGATATGATGCGTAATAAGAAAGAAACCCGACCTACCAAAAAACATGGCAATATCCCATTATAAAGGAGTTTTAATATGACAAACCAACGTTTAATTGATGAGTTTTTGGAACTCGTACAAATAGATTCAGAAACAAAACATGAGCAAATAATTGCACCTATCTTAAAAAGCAAAATGGAAGACCTGGGTTTTGACGTAATTGAAGACGACTCGGCTGCCCGAAGTGGCCATGGTGCTGGAAATTTAATCGCCACTTTAAAAGGAACTCTCGCAGATGTGGACACAATATATTTCACGACTCATATGGATACTGTAGTTCCCGGGAAAGGGATTAAACCTGAACTTCGCGAAGACGGCTATATTTATTCCGACGGCACAACGATTTTAGGTGCAGATGATAAAGCAGGCATTGCGGCGTTATTCGACATGATTAAACGCCTAAAAGAAGAATCAGTTGAGCATGGGGACATTCAATTCATTATTACTGCTGGTGAAGAAAGTGGACTTGCAGGTGCAAAACAATTAGATGCTTCTCTAATCACTGCCAAATATGGATTTGCAGTCGATTCAGATGGGAAAGTCGGTGGAATCGTTACGGCAGCCCCTTACCAAGCAAAAATTGGAGCGAAGATTTTGGGCAAAACTGCACATGCAGGCGTTGCACCAGAAAAAGGAATTTCTGCCATTAACATTGCTGCAAAATCAATAGCGAAAATGACATTAGGTCGTATCGATGAAGAAACGACTGCCAATATCGGACGTTTTGAAGGTGGCGGTGCAACGAATATCGTATGCGATGAAGTGAATATTCTAGCTGAAGCACGTTCGATTGTGCCGGATAAATTGGACATTCAAACTGCGCATATGAAAACGGTATTTGAAGAGACCTCTGCTGCAATGGGTGGAAAAGCCGAAATCGATATTCAGTTAATGTATCCTGGCTTCCGTTTTGATGAAGATGAACATGTGACGCAAGTAGCCATTCAAGCAGTCAAGAACATTGGACGCACACCAAACCTTGGAACAAGTGGTGGCGGAAGTGATGCAAACATCATTGCAGGCTTCGGCATTCCTACGGTGAATTTGTCTGTTGGATATGAAGAGATTCACACGAAAAATGAACGCATGCCTGTAGAAGAACTTGAGAAATTGTCAGATTTACTCGTTGAAATTGTTAAGGTTTCCGCAAAACAAGCTTAATACATGGCTAAAGTCGAGATTTCAGGTTAACCTGATGTCTCGATTTTTGTTATGATTATGTTCAGTACATGAAGAGGCGATGAGGATATGATGGATATAAAACGCAATAAATCTCGTATTATTTTTCATATTGATATGAATAGTTTTTATGCGTCAGTTGAGCAATCGTATGATCCTACTTTAAAAGGGAAAGCGATTGCCATTGCCGGAAATCCAAAAGAACGAAGAGGTATTCTCGTAACTTGTTCATATGAGGCGCGTGCCCGTGGAGTCTATACAACGATGAGTGTGTGGGAAGCAAAGCGAAAATGTCCCGAACTAACATTGTTGCCTCCAAATTTCGAGCGTTATCGAATTGCATCTCGAGCGATGTTTGATTTATTAAGAACGTATACAAAACAAGTAGAACCAGTATCGATAGATGAAGGTTATATGGATGTCACAGAAATTGATAGCCCTATGTCACCCTTACAAATTGCAGCGGACATTCAGACAAGGTTAGTACAGGAGCTGGATTTGCCTTGTTCGATTGGCATTGCGCCAAATAAATTTTTAGCAAAAACGGCGTCGAATTTGAAGAAACCCATGGGGATTACGGTCCTGCGAAAGCGGGATATAGATAAAGTTTTATGGCCACTACCAGTATTGGAAATGCATGGGGTAGGCGAAAGCACTGCGAAAAAATTGAACAGTATCGGTTTGAAAACGATTGGCGATATTGCCAACGCTGAAGAAGGTTTATTGAAAGAAGCACTTGGGAAGAATGGCATTCGACTGAAAAATCGAGCTAATGGACAAGATGAACGGTTTGTCGACCCAGATTCCGTTTATGATACAAAAAGTGTAGGAAACTCCACGACATTGCCGAGTGACGAAACCGATTTACATGAACTGCGAAAAGTCTTTCAAAACTTGAGTTCGAGAGTGGCAAACCGTTTGGAAGCAAAGCGACTCGCCGGTCCAACCGTGTCCATTCAAATTAGGGATGCGGATTGGAGAAATTCATCACGCAGTCAATCGTTTCGCAATCTGCTTTATGAAAAGGATAAGATTTTTGAAGTGGCATGGTCATTGTTTACGAAAAATTGGGATGGCCAAGCTATTAGACTGCTTGGCGTGACTGTCAGTAACGTTGTAGACCGTGTAGACTTCACCGAACAATTATCCATATACAATTTTGAGGAACATGCAAAAGAAGAGCCTATATTGAAGCTGGTAGAATCTCTACAATCAAAATTCGGCAAAGATATGATTACAAGAGGACATACACAAGCTAGGAAACCGACGTATGAATCCAAGACAAGTTTCAGTAAAGATTTTTTAGATGATCACAAAGATAGGGAGAACACCTGATATGGAATTGCAATTTTTAGGCACAGGCGCAGGCATGCCTTCCAAACAACGAAATACAAGCGCACTCGTATTGAAACTGATGCAGGAAAGAGGCACTTTTTGGTTGTTTGATTGTGGTGAAGCGACGCAGCACCAAATGCTGCACACGACCTTAAAGCCCAGAAAGCTTGAAAAAATATTCATTACCCATTTGCATGGGGACCATATTTTCGGTTTGCCTGGCTTACTGGGTTCTCGTTCTTTTATGGACGGGAAAGAACCTTTGACCATTTATGGACCTATCGGTATTGAAGAGTGGATTACTACGACCCTTCGTATATCGCGAACCGTTTTACAATATAAAGTGAACTTTGTTGAGATAGAAGAAGGCGTAATTTTCGAAGATGAGCAATTTACTGTTGAGGCTAAATTGTTGCAACATGTTATTCCTTGTTTTGGCTATCGAGTCATTCAAAAACCTTTACCACCACAATTACTGATTGAAAAGGCCATTCAACTAGGAGTACCGAAAGGACCTTTGTTGGCAAAACTAAAAAAAGGGCAGGATGTAGTTTTAGAAAATGGTCAAAGTGTGTTAAGTCAAGATGTAACAGCTGGACCGGTAAATGGATTCTCTATAAGTATTCTCGGAGATACGCGTTATTGCCAGGCGTCAATTGAATTAAGCAGGGACGTTGATATTGTCGTCCATGAAGCGACATTTGATGCAGGTACAGAG from Paenisporosarcina sp. FSL H8-0542 encodes:
- a CDS encoding M20/M25/M40 family metallo-hydrolase, with protein sequence MTNQRLIDEFLELVQIDSETKHEQIIAPILKSKMEDLGFDVIEDDSAARSGHGAGNLIATLKGTLADVDTIYFTTHMDTVVPGKGIKPELREDGYIYSDGTTILGADDKAGIAALFDMIKRLKEESVEHGDIQFIITAGEESGLAGAKQLDASLITAKYGFAVDSDGKVGGIVTAAPYQAKIGAKILGKTAHAGVAPEKGISAINIAAKSIAKMTLGRIDEETTANIGRFEGGGATNIVCDEVNILAEARSIVPDKLDIQTAHMKTVFEETSAAMGGKAEIDIQLMYPGFRFDEDEHVTQVAIQAVKNIGRTPNLGTSGGGSDANIIAGFGIPTVNLSVGYEEIHTKNERMPVEELEKLSDLLVEIVKVSAKQA
- a CDS encoding DNA polymerase IV produces the protein MMDIKRNKSRIIFHIDMNSFYASVEQSYDPTLKGKAIAIAGNPKERRGILVTCSYEARARGVYTTMSVWEAKRKCPELTLLPPNFERYRIASRAMFDLLRTYTKQVEPVSIDEGYMDVTEIDSPMSPLQIAADIQTRLVQELDLPCSIGIAPNKFLAKTASNLKKPMGITVLRKRDIDKVLWPLPVLEMHGVGESTAKKLNSIGLKTIGDIANAEEGLLKEALGKNGIRLKNRANGQDERFVDPDSVYDTKSVGNSTTLPSDETDLHELRKVFQNLSSRVANRLEAKRLAGPTVSIQIRDADWRNSSRSQSFRNLLYEKDKIFEVAWSLFTKNWDGQAIRLLGVTVSNVVDRVDFTEQLSIYNFEEHAKEEPILKLVESLQSKFGKDMITRGHTQARKPTYESKTSFSKDFLDDHKDRENT
- the rnz gene encoding ribonuclease Z, with the translated sequence MELQFLGTGAGMPSKQRNTSALVLKLMQERGTFWLFDCGEATQHQMLHTTLKPRKLEKIFITHLHGDHIFGLPGLLGSRSFMDGKEPLTIYGPIGIEEWITTTLRISRTVLQYKVNFVEIEEGVIFEDEQFTVEAKLLQHVIPCFGYRVIQKPLPPQLLIEKAIQLGVPKGPLLAKLKKGQDVVLENGQSVLSQDVTAGPVNGFSISILGDTRYCQASIELSRDVDIVVHEATFDAGTEELAKPYGHSTITQAAQVAKESGAKHLIVQHISARFLPSQAEELRKQGLSVFPSITVAEDFAEYEWKQDELKRIKNK